A DNA window from Camelina sativa cultivar DH55 chromosome 17, Cs, whole genome shotgun sequence contains the following coding sequences:
- the LOC104759342 gene encoding LOW QUALITY PROTEIN: uncharacterized protein LOC104759342 (The sequence of the model RefSeq protein was modified relative to this genomic sequence to represent the inferred CDS: inserted 2 bases in 1 codon), protein MLGKDTGAYKGHVCYGCSLPEALEHIKTEGIPKELPDSNTFFCDTEPPSVGLMKHKIKSYLHFSTXDKALDHLPIQPIGLFALNCGRNVYEALLLENSYFTGYHRVVILQVEMYRGIQVALCKLSNGVKVGDDGYVRVSLEVLYMVIGAVRQGAKTVRGFLESSSLSKHKEITSA, encoded by the exons ATGTTAGGGAAGGATACAGGCGCATATAAAGGTCATGTGTGCTATGGTTGTTCACTTCCTGAAGCTTTAGAGCATATTAAAACAGAAGGCATCCCAAAAGAACTCCCGGACTCCAATACCTTTTTTTGCGATACTGAACCTCCAAGTGTTGGTCTAATGAAGCACAAGATCAAATCTTATCTACATTTCAGCAC CGACAAAGCTCTTGATCACCTTCCCATTCAACCGATTGGTTTGTTTGCCCTCAATTGTGGACGT AATGTATACGAAGCCCTCTTGCTAGAGAATTCTTATTTCACGGGCTATCATAGAGTTGTGATTCTACAGGTAGAGATGTATAGGGGAATACAAGTTGCCTTGTGCAAATTGAGTAACGGGGTTAAGGTTGGTGATGATGGATACGTTCGGGTGTCCTTAGAAGTATTGTACATGGTGATTGGTGCTGTAAGACAAGGGGCAAAAACTGTTCGGGGATTCTTAGAATCTTCTTCATTAAGT AAACATAAAGAAATCACAtcagcttaa
- the LOC104756538 gene encoding uncharacterized protein LOC104756538 isoform X1 yields MGDQKMGSQENVKHLEECTVSNALGTWVFSVLGALVAIPVGIKRKSLGPLVFFGTTGTMLDIIIGVSQCEREHAEHQMKLLQDSQDATTITSTETEDSSSMS; encoded by the exons A TGGGTGATCAAAAGATGGGAAGTCAGGAGAATGTGAAACACCTCGAGGAATGCACTGTTTCCAA TGCACTAGGGACATGGGTATTCTCAGTCCTAGGAGCATTGGTTGCAATCCCAGTGGGCATCAAACGCAAGTCTCTAGGTCCACTCGTCTTCTTTGGCACAACCGGAACAATGCTTGACATCATCATTGGTGTGAGTCAATGCGAGAGAGAACATGCAGAACACCAAATGAAGTTACTCCAAGACTCTCAAGATGCCACAACAATCACCAGCACAGAGACTGAGGATAGTTCTTCGATGTCCTAA
- the LOC104756538 gene encoding uncharacterized protein LOC104756538 isoform X2 has protein sequence MGSQENVKHLEECTVSNALGTWVFSVLGALVAIPVGIKRKSLGPLVFFGTTGTMLDIIIGVSQCEREHAEHQMKLLQDSQDATTITSTETEDSSSMS, from the exons ATGGGAAGTCAGGAGAATGTGAAACACCTCGAGGAATGCACTGTTTCCAA TGCACTAGGGACATGGGTATTCTCAGTCCTAGGAGCATTGGTTGCAATCCCAGTGGGCATCAAACGCAAGTCTCTAGGTCCACTCGTCTTCTTTGGCACAACCGGAACAATGCTTGACATCATCATTGGTGTGAGTCAATGCGAGAGAGAACATGCAGAACACCAAATGAAGTTACTCCAAGACTCTCAAGATGCCACAACAATCACCAGCACAGAGACTGAGGATAGTTCTTCGATGTCCTAA
- the LOC104756539 gene encoding uncharacterized protein LOC104756539: MDAEDGVRERREEASRVNDRFFIAVSLAILTGICKRASDFDVSDPAETTKNGHFAFYCASELNKLADMCFTFASIRIAIAMIGVTFVPVAMRRLREESDMKLMIGSICLMLSLCFSAYLRWFVV, translated from the exons ATGGATGCTGAAGATGGAGTTcgtgagagaagagaagaggctAGTCGAGTTAACGATCGTTTCTTCATAGCGGTTTCGCTCGCCATTCTCACCGGAATCTGCAAACGAGCTTCTGATTTTGACGTTTCGGATCCGGCGGAGACGACCAAGAACGGCCACTTTGCGTTCTACTGCGCATCAGAGCTCAACAAGCTAGCCGATATGTGTTTTACGTTTGCGAGTATCAGAATCGCTATAGCCATGATCGGTGTCACGTTTGTGC CTGTGGCGATGCGAAGACTACGAGAAGAGTCGGACATGAAACTGATGATTGGTTCTATTTGCCTAATGCTCTCGCTCTGTTTCTCGGCTTATCTCCGATGGTTCGTCGTCTGA
- the LOC104759343 gene encoding F-box protein At1g11270-like, protein MLLKRHRSSDQNKTVKRHRRSSEALLLPLHVVELILERLPVKSLLRFKSVXIESRCFQDKQFLRRKQSGSPDVLCVSIGDGYYNINNNVLLGSSVVSKVRLPISNIMLCRGSCDGLLCSYCSHTPSVVINPATRWQRSFPLSNYQQLCIDMFEKKQYGYPMHNLGFGKDKFRGTYKPVWLYNSSEFGQENVTTCEVFDFSTNAWRYVVPASPYRINYDSSPVHLDGSLYWLTLCEETKVLFFDLHTETFQVICKAPFPRSSEPLSYRNYIMCILDNRLCVSDNKGPTHVIWSLDSSGGNKTWKKLCSIDYVKTLFGEKPFPPMLPLAPIEILEENKLLLQDSGSLVMHDLHTKSYDSVLLEPEPIIEYPVSYFQSLFSVSSN, encoded by the exons ATGTTGTTAAAAAGACATCGCTCGAGTgatcaaaacaaaacagtaaaaaGACATCGTCGCTCCAGTGAGGCATTGCTGCTACCACTCCATGTTGTAGAGCTCATCCTCGAGAGGCTTCCTGTGAAATCTCTCCTAAGATTCAAATCTGTGNCAATCGAGTCCCGGTGTTTCCAAGACAAACAGTTTCTCCGGCGTAAGCAATCAGGAAGTCCAGATGTCCTTTGCGTATCCATTGGTGATggttattataatattaataataatg TTTTGTTGGGGTCTTCCGTAGTTTCTAAGGTCAGGCTCCCTATTTCAAACATAATGCTCTGCCGTGGTAGTTGTGACGGTCTTCTATGCAGTTACTGTTCTCACACTCCTAGTGTCGTGATCAATCCCGCCACGAGATGGCAACGAAGTTTTCCTCTTTCCAACTACCAACAGCTCTGCATCGACATGTTCGAAAAAAAGCAGTATGGCTACCCAATGCATAATCTTGGATTTGGCAAAGACAAGTTCAGGGGAACTTACAAGCCGGTATGGTTGTATAATTCATCCGAATTTGGACAAGAAAACGTTACAACTTGTGAAGTTTTCGATTTTAGCACAAACGCTTGGAGGTATGTTGTCCCTGCTTCTCCTTATAGGATAAATTATGACAGTTCTCCTGTGCATTTAGATGGGTCACTATACTGGCTCACCCTTTGCGAAGAAACTAAGGTGTTATTTTTCGATCTTCACACGGAAACTTTTCAAGTCATCTGTAAAGCTCCCTTTCCCCGCTCAAGTGAACCTTTAAGTTATCGAAACTACATCATGTGCATCCTCGACAATCGCTTGTGCGTATCCGACAACAAGGGGCCAACCCATGTGATATGGTCGTTAGATTCTTCAGGCGGCAACAAGACATGGAAGAAACTGTGTTCCATAGATTACGTAAAAACTTTGTTTGGGGAGAAACCCTTCCCCCCGATGCTCCCGTTGGCACCAATTGAAATTCTGGAGGAGAATAAGTTATTGCTTCAAGATAGTGGTTCCTTGGTGATGCATGATCTCCATACCAAATCTTATGATTCAGTACTCTTAGAACCTGAACCCATTATTGAATATCctgtttcttattttcaaagtttattttctgtttcatcAAACTAA
- the LOC104759344 gene encoding uncharacterized protein LOC104759344, whose product MEVDDDHDGGRERREETSRVNDRFFIAVSLVIFTGICKRASDFDLSDPTVTTKNNHVAFYCASELNKVAGMCFTFVIVRICLSMLGLTFAPVVMRRLRAESDMKLMMGSVCLMLSLCFSVYLRWFVVG is encoded by the coding sequence ATGGAGGTTGATGATGACCATGATGGAGGTcgtgagagaagagaagagactaGTCGAGTTAACGATCGTTTCTTCATAGCGGTTTCGCTCGTCATTTTCACCGGAATCTGCAAACGAGCTTCTGATTTCGACCTGTCAGATCCAACGGTGACGACGAAGAACAACCACGTGGCGTTTTACTGCGCGTCAGAGCTCAACAAGGTAGCCGGAATGTGTTTTACGTTTGTGATAGTCAGAATCTGTTTATCCATGCTCGGTCTGACTTTTGCGCCGGTGGTGATGCGAAGACTACGAGCAGAGTCGGACATGAAACTGATGATGGGTTCTGTCTGCCTAATGCTCTCGCTCTGTTTCTCCGTTTATCTCCGATGGTTCGTCGTCGGATGA
- the LOC104756540 gene encoding uncharacterized protein LOC104756540 has protein sequence MDGDGGVVDERREELRERRKEHGRLTARFFVAVSLNLSAGVCKRVTGLDGSGTENGDHVAFYWAKKFNRMAEISCMIVITQIVFATVVMARRMRSLRRDCDVQLVVGFICLSVSLCFSAYLRWFAAFHRFLFGSWNCAFFSFSLGFVFLNITVS, from the coding sequence ATGGATGGTGATGGAGGAGTTGTTGATGAGAGACGTGAAGAGCTACGTGAGAGACGTAAAGAGCATGGTAGATTGACCGCCCGTTTCTTCGTCGCTGTCTCGCTCAATCTTTCCGCCGGAGTCTGCAAACGAGTGACTGGTCTCGACGGTTCGGGAACAGAGAACGGAGACCACGTGGCGTTCTACTGGGCTAAGAAGTTTAACAGGATGGCGGAGATTTCTTGTATGATTGTGATCACACAGATCGTTTTCGCGACGGTGGTGATGGCACGACGGATGCGAAGTCTTAGACGAGACTGCGATGTTCAGCTCGTTGTGGGTTTCATCTGCTTGTCGGTCTCGCTCTGTTTCTCCGCTTACCTTCGCTGGTTCGCTGCTTTCCATCGTTTTCTCTTTGGAAGTTGGAActgtgcttttttttctttttctttgggttttgtgtttttgaacATCACTGTTTCTTGA
- the LOC104756541 gene encoding nuclear transcription factor Y subunit B-9-like isoform X1, with protein sequence MERGAPFSPYQLPKPNSGLNMDQLSNPNSMTSSVVTAGGTSDKNKGVAVQQQPCMAREQDQYMPIANVIRIMRKSLPAHAKISDDAKETIQECVSEYISFVTGEANERCQREQRKTITAEDILWAMSKLGFDNYVDPLTLYINRYREIETDRGSALRGEPAVSFRQTYGGSGIGFHGPPHSLPPSGPYGYGMVDPTMGMGGGRYYQNGSGQDGSGSGTGGSSSSINGMSSVYDPYGQYK encoded by the exons ATGGAACGTGGAGCTCCCTTCTCTCCCTATCAGCTACCCAAACCCAACTCTG GATTGAATATGGACCAGCTCAGTAACCCAAACTCAATGACCAGCTCAGTCGTCACAGCCGGTGGCACCAGTGACAAGAACAAGGGTGTAGCGGTCCAGCAACAACCATGTATGGCTCGTGAGCAAGACCAATACATGCCAATCGCTAACGTGATAAGGATCATGCGTAAAAGCTTACCGGCGCACGCCAAAATCTCCGACGACGCTAAAGAAACGATTCAAGAATGCGTCTCCGAGTACATCAGCTTCGTGACCGGTGAAGCCAACGAGCGTTGCCAGCGCGAGCAGCGTAAGACCATAACTGCTGAAGATATCCTTTGGGCTATGAGCAAGCTTGGATTCGATAACTACGTGGATCCCCTCACTCTGTACATTAACCGGTACCGTGAGATAGAGACCGATCGTGGGTCGGCCCTTAGAGGTGAACCTGCAGTGTCGTTCAGACAAACCTATGGAGGAAGTGGTATTGGGTTTCACGGCCCACCACATAGCCTACCTCCTTCGGGTCCTTACGGTTATGGTATGGTTGATCCAACCATGGGTATGGGTGGTGGTCGGTACTACCAAAACGGGTCTGGTCAGGATGGATCCGGGTCTGGTACTGGTGGTTCTTCGTCTTCTATCAATGGAATGTCGTCAGTTTATGACCCATATGGTCAGTATAAGTGA
- the LOC104756541 gene encoding nuclear transcription factor Y subunit B-9-like isoform X2, with amino-acid sequence MDQLSNPNSMTSSVVTAGGTSDKNKGVAVQQQPCMAREQDQYMPIANVIRIMRKSLPAHAKISDDAKETIQECVSEYISFVTGEANERCQREQRKTITAEDILWAMSKLGFDNYVDPLTLYINRYREIETDRGSALRGEPAVSFRQTYGGSGIGFHGPPHSLPPSGPYGYGMVDPTMGMGGGRYYQNGSGQDGSGSGTGGSSSSINGMSSVYDPYGQYK; translated from the coding sequence ATGGACCAGCTCAGTAACCCAAACTCAATGACCAGCTCAGTCGTCACAGCCGGTGGCACCAGTGACAAGAACAAGGGTGTAGCGGTCCAGCAACAACCATGTATGGCTCGTGAGCAAGACCAATACATGCCAATCGCTAACGTGATAAGGATCATGCGTAAAAGCTTACCGGCGCACGCCAAAATCTCCGACGACGCTAAAGAAACGATTCAAGAATGCGTCTCCGAGTACATCAGCTTCGTGACCGGTGAAGCCAACGAGCGTTGCCAGCGCGAGCAGCGTAAGACCATAACTGCTGAAGATATCCTTTGGGCTATGAGCAAGCTTGGATTCGATAACTACGTGGATCCCCTCACTCTGTACATTAACCGGTACCGTGAGATAGAGACCGATCGTGGGTCGGCCCTTAGAGGTGAACCTGCAGTGTCGTTCAGACAAACCTATGGAGGAAGTGGTATTGGGTTTCACGGCCCACCACATAGCCTACCTCCTTCGGGTCCTTACGGTTATGGTATGGTTGATCCAACCATGGGTATGGGTGGTGGTCGGTACTACCAAAACGGGTCTGGTCAGGATGGATCCGGGTCTGGTACTGGTGGTTCTTCGTCTTCTATCAATGGAATGTCGTCAGTTTATGACCCATATGGTCAGTATAAGTGA